The proteins below are encoded in one region of Apium graveolens cultivar Ventura chromosome 4, ASM990537v1, whole genome shotgun sequence:
- the LOC141717122 gene encoding protein FAR1-RELATED SEQUENCE 5-like, with the protein MAGGYGNVGANLRVFRNFSRDVKSFVGERDGQMIIDKFKGIQETSESFYFAYVVDSDVHLTKLFWADAIGRRNFELYGDAVSFDATFNTNKYNMIFAPFTVLDKHDKCVTFAACLLSHENIVDYTWASNHFVKAMGRNPVVILTDRCPSMKVAVHNSFPDKNGLIASKHRLCMWQIMQKIPIKLGNHLCKETELWRK; encoded by the exons ATGGCTGGTGGTTATGGGAATGTAGGTGCAAACTTACGTGTTTTTAGAAATTTTAGTAGGGATGTTAAATCATTTGTTGGTGAAAGAGATGGGCAAATGATCATTGACAAGTTTAAAGGCATTCAGGAAACTTCGGAATCTTTTTATTTTGCTTATGTGGTTGATTCTGATGTGCACTTGACGAAACTTTTTTGGGCTGATGCAATTGGTCGACGAAATTTTGAGCTTTATGGTGACGCGGTATCTTTTGATGCGACTTTTAATACAAATAA GTACAATATGATATTTGCCCCTTTCACTGTTTTAGATAAACACGACAAGTGTGTTACTTTTGCAGCTTGCCTTTTGTCACATGAGAATATTGTGGATTATACTTGGGCTTCTAATCACTTTGTCAAAGCTATGGGAAGAAATCCAGTTGTCATTCTTACTGACCGGTGTCCTTCTATGAAGGTCGCTGTACATAATTCATTTCCAGACAAAAATGGTTTAATTGCTAGTAAGCATCGTCTATGCATGTGGCAAATTATGCAAAAAATCCCTATCAAG CTTGGTAATCATTTATGTAAAGAGACGGAATTATGGAGAAAATGA